GTAGTTTTGGCTATCAACCAATGTTTGAAGATCGTAGACCTCGCAATATTGGTGATGTATTAACTATTGTATTACAAGAAAATGTGAGTGCGAGCAAAAGTTCATCTATTAATGCTGGCCGTAATGGTGGGGTAAATTTAGGTGTAAAAACCGTTCCTCACTTTTTAGATGGGCTAGTTGGTCGAGGCAAAGTAGATACTGATATCTCAGGCAGTAACGATTTTAAAGGTTCTGGTGGCGCTAATGCAAAAAATACATTTAGTGGAACCATCACCGTCACCGTTCAAGATGTCATGATTAATGGCAATTTAAAAGTAATTGGTGAAAAACAAATTGCAATA
This Gilliamella sp. ESL0443 DNA region includes the following protein-coding sequences:
- a CDS encoding flagellar basal body L-ring protein FlgH → MIMRYLYILVMMLLVGCSQLPKKALVEGQTSIVPQMPEIVNSSGSIYQASQPSSFGYQPMFEDRRPRNIGDVLTIVLQENVSASKSSSINAGRNGGVNLGVKTVPHFLDGLVGRGKVDTDISGSNDFKGSGGANAKNTFSGTITVTVQDVMINGNLKVIGEKQIAINQGTEFIRFSGVVNPRTISGNNTVISTQVADARIEYVGNGYIDEAQTMGWLQRLFFNLSPF